In one window of Bacillus horti DNA:
- a CDS encoding TetR/AcrR family transcriptional regulator, which translates to MTQSFNTRGKILQATLSLIKKKGFRGVTTKEIAHHANINEVTIFRHFGNKMNILNTIIEEYSYIPSFKKVLHEEIVWNLKEDLQAITKLYFTFFKKNGDVIKIAYKELGNFPELDNRITVIPSQLKELLVRYFDKMQELNKIKKCDSNAMATAFISMNFGYLVSMVIHNHDFDVNEEKFIDDSIQIFTVLLGF; encoded by the coding sequence TTGACACAATCATTCAATACAAGGGGTAAAATACTACAGGCTACCTTATCATTAATAAAGAAAAAAGGATTTCGTGGTGTTACAACAAAAGAAATTGCTCATCATGCAAATATTAATGAAGTTACTATTTTTCGTCACTTTGGTAACAAGATGAACATTTTAAACACCATAATCGAAGAATATTCTTATATCCCTTCCTTTAAAAAGGTGCTACATGAAGAGATTGTTTGGAATCTTAAAGAAGACTTACAAGCCATTACAAAATTATATTTTACTTTCTTTAAGAAAAATGGTGATGTAATAAAAATTGCCTATAAAGAATTAGGTAATTTTCCCGAGTTGGATAATAGAATTACTGTAATCCCCTCGCAGCTTAAAGAATTACTTGTGCGGTATTTTGATAAAATGCAAGAGCTTAATAAAATAAAAAAATGTGATAGTAACGCAATGGCTACAGCTTTCATATCAATGAATTTTGGCTATTTAGTTTCAATGGTCATACATAATCATGATTTCGATGTCAATGAGGAAAAATTTATAGATGATAGTATACAGATCTTCACTGTATTATTAGGTTTCTGA
- a CDS encoding phosphatase PAP2 family protein, with protein MPLEKQLSKAFLISLAGLIGFIGTSFLIRMEHVVQFDLSVLSAISKLVNPLLTSIMLFFSFIGNPSSVVVLTILIMFFLYVILRHRRELILLATVMLGTSILNILLKLIFQRVRPEINILIEQTGYSFPSGHSMGAFSLYAILTFILWRHVPSKLGRFFLILFSTCMIITIGISRLYLGVHYPSDVIGAYFISGFWVFLAIWFFQSWEERKGIQKETK; from the coding sequence ATGCCATTAGAAAAACAACTCTCAAAAGCCTTTCTAATCAGTTTAGCTGGTCTTATTGGCTTTATTGGGACTTCCTTTTTAATTAGAATGGAACATGTTGTGCAGTTCGATTTATCTGTCTTATCAGCCATTTCCAAGCTGGTGAACCCATTATTAACGAGCATCATGCTTTTTTTCAGCTTTATTGGTAATCCAAGCTCAGTTGTCGTTTTGACTATATTGATCATGTTTTTTCTATATGTCATCCTGCGCCATAGAAGAGAGCTCATTCTGCTTGCTACCGTTATGTTAGGAACAAGCATCCTGAACATACTTTTGAAGCTAATCTTTCAAAGGGTTCGTCCTGAAATCAATATACTTATAGAACAGACAGGCTATAGCTTTCCTAGTGGTCACTCCATGGGGGCATTTTCTTTATACGCCATTCTGACTTTTATTCTATGGAGACATGTTCCCTCTAAGCTTGGACGGTTTTTCCTCATTTTGTTTAGTACCTGTATGATTATCACTATCGGTATAAGCCGTTTATACCTTGGTGTTCATTACCCTAGTGATGTAATAGGAGCTTATTTCATTAGCGGGTTCTGGGTCTTTTTAGCCATTTGGTTCTTTCAAAGCTGGGAGGAAAGAAAGGGCATTCAAAAGGAAACAAAATAA
- the modB gene encoding molybdate ABC transporter permease subunit, whose product MSASFWSPILVSVKIISVSSILTFLLAVAAAWFMKGRRFKGKSAVETFLMLPLVLPPTVVGFALLVGLGRNSWIGQAVEWLFSKPLVFSYSAAVIAAIVVAFPLVYQMLRNGFESVDPELEAAARQLGAGEWQVFIYVTLPLSWRYLLTGYMLGFARGLGEFGATLMFAGSIPGRTQTISTAIFVAVESGNITYAYYWVASIVLFSFVLLSLVHRVKRY is encoded by the coding sequence ATGAGTGCTTCCTTCTGGAGTCCCATCCTTGTTTCTGTCAAAATTATTAGTGTGTCCAGTATTCTCACCTTCCTCTTAGCCGTAGCTGCTGCTTGGTTTATGAAGGGAAGGCGTTTTAAAGGTAAAAGTGCTGTGGAAACATTCCTTATGCTCCCGCTAGTCCTTCCTCCTACTGTTGTTGGATTTGCCTTGTTGGTAGGACTAGGGAGAAATAGCTGGATCGGACAAGCCGTGGAATGGTTATTCTCTAAGCCGCTAGTTTTTTCCTATTCAGCTGCAGTTATTGCGGCCATTGTTGTCGCTTTCCCCTTGGTCTACCAGATGCTGAGAAACGGCTTTGAAAGTGTTGATCCGGAGCTAGAAGCGGCAGCTAGACAGCTAGGTGCAGGCGAGTGGCAGGTTTTTATCTATGTTACTCTGCCCTTGTCCTGGCGATATTTGCTAACAGGGTATATGCTGGGGTTTGCCCGTGGTCTTGGTGAATTTGGAGCTACTTTAATGTTTGCTGGGAGTATTCCTGGACGGACACAGACGATCTCTACTGCTATTTTTGTGGCCGTAGAGTCGGGTAATATAACGTATGCTTATTATTGGGTAGCAAGTATTGTACTGTTCTCATTTGTTTTACTTAGTTTAGTTCATAGAGTTAAAAGATACTGA
- the modA gene encoding molybdate ABC transporter substrate-binding protein has protein sequence MVSRKMKLIIILCFMTSVLLVAGCANSSSDGQVELHVMTAASMTNAMTDLIEMYKNEQENITIIPNYGSSGQLKTQIDQGAPADLFLSAAVRWVDELEAEDKVTEQVDYLRNDLVLVTHKNSDLELQSFEDLTNDNVQSVSIGQPETVPAGEYATQALENMQLFSELEPKIIFGSDVRQVLTYVQTGNVDAGLVYRTDAILIDDTEIALEVDHQLHDEIIYPIALLSSSDHPDEAKAFYEWLLTDEAIQIFQKYGFTGM, from the coding sequence ATGGTTTCAAGAAAAATGAAGTTAATCATAATCCTTTGTTTTATGACTAGTGTATTGTTAGTAGCGGGTTGTGCTAACAGTTCTAGTGATGGACAAGTTGAGCTTCATGTAATGACAGCCGCTAGCATGACAAACGCTATGACTGATTTAATTGAAATGTATAAAAATGAACAAGAAAACATTACGATTATTCCTAACTATGGTTCTTCAGGTCAGTTAAAGACTCAGATTGATCAAGGAGCACCAGCAGACCTATTTTTATCTGCTGCAGTTCGCTGGGTGGATGAGCTTGAAGCAGAGGATAAAGTAACTGAGCAGGTAGATTATCTGCGTAATGATCTTGTTCTTGTCACACATAAAAATAGTGATCTTGAGCTACAATCATTCGAGGACTTAACAAACGATAACGTGCAATCTGTTTCAATTGGTCAGCCTGAAACGGTTCCAGCTGGTGAATATGCGACCCAGGCCTTAGAAAATATGCAATTGTTTTCTGAGCTAGAGCCAAAAATTATCTTTGGTAGTGATGTGCGTCAGGTTCTGACTTACGTTCAGACCGGTAATGTCGATGCAGGACTTGTATACCGAACAGATGCTATTTTGATCGATGATACTGAAATTGCCCTTGAGGTCGATCATCAGCTTCATGATGAAATTATATATCCCATTGCCTTACTTAGTTCATCTGACCATCCAGACGAAGCCAAAGCTTTTTATGAATGGTTATTGACGGATGAAGCGATTCAAATCTTTCAAAAATACGGTTTTACAGGAATGTAA
- a CDS encoding helix-turn-helix transcriptional regulator, with protein MKEKSYTIEEIAQLLKVSKLTVYDLIKKEKLIAYRVGRQMRVDESDLQAYKQGAKISKNEVQQGPIILRQQNPAIHGQQKPARDGQYTASPTRPVIISGQDVCLDILSKYMENEDQSFRPLRTYAGSLNSLVSMYQEECDVVSLHLYDAETDEYNLPYVKRLLTGHSYIVINLLYRWAGFFVQKGNPRKLKAWSDISQPGLRIVNREKGAGARVLLDEQCKLHHIKATELQGYTIEETSHLGVAGAVAASRADLGIGSEKAARMVGVDFIPLIKERYDLVIKKNAKNEQLIKLILSILQSDSFRKELDSLGGYDLSDVGKIMYETD; from the coding sequence ATGAAGGAGAAGTCCTACACAATAGAAGAGATCGCTCAACTATTAAAGGTATCCAAGCTAACCGTCTATGATCTAATAAAGAAAGAAAAGCTTATTGCTTATCGAGTTGGAAGGCAAATGCGAGTGGATGAATCCGATTTACAAGCCTACAAGCAAGGGGCTAAAATTAGTAAAAATGAAGTCCAGCAGGGACCTATTATTCTCAGGCAACAAAATCCTGCAATTCACGGGCAACAAAAACCTGCTAGGGATGGACAGTACACAGCTAGCCCTACAAGACCAGTTATTATTAGTGGACAAGATGTATGCTTGGATATTTTATCTAAGTATATGGAAAATGAGGATCAAAGTTTTAGACCGCTTCGTACCTATGCTGGAAGCTTAAACAGCTTAGTTAGCATGTATCAAGAAGAATGTGATGTTGTGAGCTTACATTTATATGATGCAGAAACGGATGAGTATAATCTACCATATGTGAAACGATTATTGACTGGACATTCTTATATAGTGATAAATTTGCTATACCGATGGGCTGGTTTTTTTGTGCAGAAGGGAAACCCAAGAAAATTAAAGGCTTGGAGTGATATCAGTCAGCCTGGCTTACGGATTGTGAATAGAGAAAAAGGAGCAGGAGCAAGAGTATTGTTGGACGAGCAATGTAAGCTCCATCACATAAAAGCTACTGAGCTTCAAGGATATACAATTGAAGAAACAAGTCATTTAGGTGTGGCAGGTGCTGTTGCCGCATCAAGGGCAGATTTAGGCATAGGGAGTGAAAAAGCAGCACGAATGGTTGGCGTTGATTTTATTCCGTTAATTAAAGAAAGATACGATCTGGTTATTAAAAAGAACGCAAAAAATGAGCAACTGATTAAGCTTATTCTTTCTATTTTACAGTCAGATTCCTTTAGGAAGGAATTGGATTCTCTTGGAGGCTATGATTTAAGCGATGTTGGGAAGATTATGTATGAAACAGATTAA
- a CDS encoding nitroreductase family protein translates to MSNGGTTTVSDFYAAIKERRSIYAISKESPISDERIQEVVEYAINHTPSAFNSQSSRAVILLHENHNKLWDITKETLRKVVGEGDFSGTEEKMASFRNGYGTVLFFEDQSVVEYLQEQFALYKDNFPVWSNQSSGMLQYNVWTAFSIEGLGASLQHYNPLIDDEVKKEWGIPDSWKLIAQLPFGKPAAPAGEKEFAPIDTRLKVFK, encoded by the coding sequence ATGAGTAACGGAGGGACTACTACTGTGTCTGATTTTTATGCAGCTATTAAAGAAAGACGTTCTATTTACGCTATAAGCAAGGAATCACCAATTTCGGATGAGAGAATTCAAGAGGTTGTGGAGTATGCGATTAATCATACGCCATCGGCATTTAACTCACAAAGCTCCAGAGCTGTTATTTTACTTCATGAGAATCATAACAAGCTATGGGATATCACCAAAGAAACGTTACGTAAGGTTGTTGGTGAGGGAGATTTTTCTGGGACAGAGGAAAAAATGGCGTCTTTCCGTAACGGCTACGGAACCGTATTGTTTTTTGAAGATCAATCCGTTGTTGAATATCTTCAAGAGCAATTTGCCTTATACAAAGACAACTTCCCAGTTTGGTCTAATCAATCAAGTGGGATGCTGCAGTACAACGTTTGGACAGCTTTTAGCATTGAGGGATTAGGAGCTTCTCTACAGCACTACAATCCATTAATTGATGATGAGGTTAAAAAAGAGTGGGGCATTCCTGATAGCTGGAAGCTTATCGCCCAGCTACCATTTGGTAAGCCAGCTGCTCCAGCAGGTGAAAAGGAATTTGCTCCAATTGACACTCGCTTAAAAGTATTTAAATAA
- a CDS encoding antibiotic biosynthesis monooxygenase translates to MFIETKTFTVTEGSSQKVVDHFTGEGVIEHAEGFIDLSVLVKRVRRGEEEVIVLIRWGSEDNWKAWEKSEPHLEMHRQSRGKPKPEHIIDVKLGLYDVKSSKSAVVS, encoded by the coding sequence ATGTTTATAGAGACAAAAACATTTACTGTGACGGAGGGCTCGTCACAGAAGGTTGTAGACCATTTTACGGGAGAAGGAGTGATCGAGCACGCTGAGGGATTTATTGATCTGAGTGTTTTAGTGAAACGTGTTAGACGAGGGGAAGAGGAAGTGATTGTGCTGATCCGTTGGGGATCAGAGGATAATTGGAAGGCATGGGAAAAAAGTGAGCCACATTTAGAGATGCATAGACAGAGCAGAGGAAAGCCTAAGCCAGAGCATATAATTGATGTAAAGCTAGGTTTGTATGATGTTAAATCGAGTAAAAGTGCGGTAGTTTCATAA